In Helianthus annuus cultivar XRQ/B chromosome 9, HanXRQr2.0-SUNRISE, whole genome shotgun sequence, the following are encoded in one genomic region:
- the LOC110880163 gene encoding uncharacterized protein LOC110880163: MEQYAPEVAKKVWNMVRAMLYMIKKNISKRTLLLDLNMMMKRSKIARKALKNRMHHHHSPNFPEHYEFSCSNTPVYPLSLFTTHKKHHNQHKKTAHNKSTIVNNEHDHIFVDPAVIKALEMMLTSAAASPVVPGFGKSPMVRQLRVTDSPFPLSNGEEDSHVDEAAEKFIMKFYNELRRQS, translated from the coding sequence ATGGAACAGTATGCACCAGAGGTTGCAAAGAAAGTATGGAACATGGTACGTGCAATGCTCTACATGATCAAGAAAAACATATCCAAAAGAACACTACTGCTCGATCTCAACATGATGATGAAACGCAGCAAGATCGCCAGAAAAGCCTTAAAAAACCGAATGCACCATCACCACTCTCCCAATTTTCCCGAACACTACGAGTTCAGCTGCAGCAACACCCCCGTCTACCCGCTCTCTCTCTTCACCACCCACAAAAAACACCATAATCAACACAAAAAGACCGCACACAACAAGTCCACCATAGTTAACAACGAGCATGATCATATATTCGTTGACCCTGCAGTGATAAAGGCACTCGAGATGATGTTGACTAGCGCTGCTGCGTCTCCGGTGGTTCCCGGGTTTGGGAAAAGTCCAATGGTTAGGCAGTTAAGGGTGACGGACTCGCCGTTTCCGTTAAGTAACGGGGAGGAGGATAGCCATGTGGATGAGGCTGCTGAGAAGTTTATAATGAAGTTTTATAACGAACTGAGAAGGCAAAGTTAA